From a single Nostoc edaphicum CCNP1411 genomic region:
- a CDS encoding CopG family transcriptional regulator — translation MNKKWAVKRLTVNLTIEEMKKLECYCALTGRPATDVIRELLRTLEVDNAENSEMKAADLTRTVGS, via the coding sequence ATGAATAAAAAATGGGCTGTTAAACGACTAACAGTAAATCTCACAATCGAGGAAATGAAAAAACTTGAATGCTACTGTGCTTTGACGGGAAGACCAGCAACAGATGTAATTCGAGAATTGCTCCGAACTCTTGAGGTTGACAATGCTGAAAACTCTGAGATGAAAGCAGCAGATTTAACTAGAACTGTTGGTAGTTGA
- a CDS encoding thioredoxin family protein yields the protein MSTDSPLNSPEKPESTFGKRLRNFLIVMVAIALSVSLVLGLRTETTSATLAKLSETSTPLEVAISNGKPSLVEFYADWCTVCQKMAPDITQLETEYADKMNFVMLNVDNTKWLPEMLRYRVDGIPHFVFLSQQGETIAQAIGDQPRTIMASNLEALVTGSSLPYAQASGKVSKFSAPVAPTTNQDDPRSHGSQVVN from the coding sequence ATGAGTACTGATTCACCTCTTAATTCTCCCGAAAAACCTGAATCCACATTTGGGAAACGTCTGAGAAATTTCTTAATTGTAATGGTAGCGATCGCACTTAGCGTTTCCCTCGTCTTAGGATTGCGAACTGAAACAACCTCGGCAACTCTAGCTAAGTTAAGTGAGACTTCCACACCGTTAGAAGTAGCAATCAGCAACGGCAAACCATCTCTAGTAGAGTTTTATGCTGATTGGTGTACTGTCTGCCAAAAAATGGCCCCAGATATCACTCAACTAGAAACAGAGTATGCTGACAAGATGAATTTTGTCATGCTGAATGTGGATAATACCAAGTGGCTGCCAGAAATGCTGAGATATCGGGTGGATGGGATTCCCCATTTTGTATTTTTGAGTCAGCAAGGAGAAACCATCGCCCAAGCCATCGGCGATCAACCCCGGACGATTATGGCAAGCAATTTAGAAGCTTTGGTTACTGGTTCGTCTCTGCCTTATGCTCAAGCTAGCGGCAAAGTTTCCAAGTTTTCAGCCCCAGTAGCACCAACGACGAATCAAGATGACCCCCGCAGTCATGGCAGCCAAG